One window of Nostoc sp. C052 genomic DNA carries:
- a CDS encoding TIGR02587 family membrane protein, which translates to MPKKRQKNVWRSEINDIIRGTCGGFLFGIPLLYTMEVWWIGSRAKPQLMMIAIALMFIVVYLLNQIEGFRKRRYSWIAHQAAMDTVEAIAIGIACSSFVLLLLRELTLETSLRESLGKIIFESVPFAIGVALANQFLGDTENSNGEAQATDRGNNQGDELHATFSDLGATLIGATVIAFNIAPTDEVTMLAAAASPPWELAMIATSLLISYGIVFQAGFSDQQKRKQQKGIFQRPSSETIVSYLVSLLAGAFMLWFFQKLTFSDPWTMWLDHTLILGLPATIGGAAGRLAI; encoded by the coding sequence GTGCCAAAAAAACGTCAAAAAAATGTATGGAGGAGTGAGATTAATGACATCATCAGAGGTACTTGTGGAGGTTTTTTATTTGGCATACCCTTGCTGTACACAATGGAAGTTTGGTGGATTGGATCGCGGGCCAAACCACAACTGATGATGATTGCGATCGCATTGATGTTTATTGTGGTTTACTTGCTCAATCAGATAGAAGGCTTTCGGAAACGCAGATATAGCTGGATAGCTCATCAAGCTGCAATGGATACCGTGGAAGCGATCGCGATCGGAATAGCTTGCTCTAGCTTTGTGCTGTTACTATTACGAGAATTGACACTAGAAACTTCCTTAAGGGAATCTTTAGGTAAAATCATCTTTGAAAGTGTGCCTTTCGCTATCGGTGTAGCATTAGCCAATCAGTTCTTGGGAGATACTGAAAATAGCAATGGAGAAGCACAAGCCACCGATCGAGGAAATAACCAAGGCGATGAGTTACATGCCACCTTCAGCGATTTGGGTGCAACCCTCATTGGTGCGACTGTAATTGCATTTAACATTGCTCCAACAGATGAAGTTACCATGCTCGCAGCCGCAGCCTCGCCACCTTGGGAGTTAGCAATGATCGCCACATCTTTGTTAATTTCTTATGGCATTGTATTTCAGGCAGGCTTTTCTGACCAGCAAAAACGCAAACAGCAAAAGGGAATTTTCCAACGACCATCTAGCGAAACCATTGTCTCGTACTTAGTATCATTGCTAGCAGGCGCTTTTATGCTATGGTTCTTTCAAAAGTTAACTTTTAGCGACCCTTGGACAATGTGGTTAGATCACACATTGATACTAGGTTTACCTGCAACTATTGGTGGTGCAGCTGGGAGGTTAGCAATATGA